A window of [Chlorobium] sp. 445 genomic DNA:
CAGGTCTTGAGGCTCAATCCTGCTTTGGTTTTGACCTGAAAATAACACCTATTTTTACAAAACGTTGAAACCGCTCTGTCTTCAATTTGTGACAGGTTAAGTCAGCTGTGCTCTTTTGGGTTCAGCGCTAGTAAGAATAGCGGTTTCTCTAGAGTTAGGAGGGATAGGCTACGCTTCGGCTTGCTTCTACTCTGAGAGTATCTGAGCGTAGTAGCGCTCATAGATTGGTACAATGCAAGCAGTATCATAGCGTAAAGCGGTCTCACGTGTGCACAGTGTCATTCGCGCATGCAGCGCAGGCTCAGAGCATAGCACAATTACTCGCTCTGCAAGGGCATCAATGTCAGCCAGCGGCACCATGTAGCCATTATCACCGTCTTTGATGAGTTCAGGCAATCCACCAACCCTATAAGCGACAACAGGGACACTGCACGCCAGTGCTTCAAGCGCAGCAAGTCCAAACGATTCGGTTTCACTTGCCATCACCATCACATCAGAGATAGAGAGCAATTCTACCACCGCTTCTTGCTTACCTAAGAATCGGACATATTCGGCAAGCCCCAACTCACGCGAGAGTTTTTCAGCTTCAGCACGCTCAGGACCATCGCCCACCATGAGCAACCGACTTGGCACCTGACGATGCACTTTGCTAAAGGCTTGAATCACATCCCTGACGCGCTTGACCGGTCGAAAGTTCGAAATGTGAATCAGCACTTTTTTCATTTGGCTTTGCAAAGGCTGCACGAAATTGGGGACAATTTTTCCGCTTGAACTCGTTTGTGTTCACAAAGTTCGGAATCACCTCAATGCTTTTTTGGGCTGGAAGTCTTCCACGGTCTTTTGCTTGAGGTAGTTTGATACGGTGGTTACACCATCCGACTGATTGATACCGAGCCGTACTGCGCCACTCAGACTCGGATCCATTCCGACCAGCGTGATATCAGTGCCATGTAGCGTTGTGATGATTTTCGCTTCTTTGCATTGGCGGATTATATCTGCCCGATCACGCTGAATTTCACGTGCCAAAAACGCACTGATGGCATGGGGAATTGCGTAGTGCACATGCATCAAGTCCAGTTCTTCATAGCACATCACTTCCGCCATTTTTGATGCCAGCGAAATCGAGTAAGGCGGGAACTCAAAGAGCGGATAGCTATTAACCTCCACTTCATGGTAGAAGATATTTTCAGAAAATGTATGCAGACGGAAAGGCATGCTATAACTAATGAAGTGCACGGTGTGTCCTTTTTCAGCAAGGGCTTTTCCAAGTTCTGTGGCTACAATGCCACTGCCGCCGTATGTCGGATAACAGGTGATGCCGATTTTCATGGCGCTGCGGTTAAAGTGTTTGACACTTCACAAACTCGAGCCTTGCCGTTGTCATAGACTTTCGCATAGTTCAATAGCTTTTTTTGTGCTACTGCCCTGTTTTCTTTCATACTCACTTAAAAAGATGTAGTTCATCTTATGCTTCCCAGGTAGAGAAAGGTTAAAACCGCAAAACATGATAACGCTATCAGACGATGTAATCTTATGCATGAAAGTATTGAAAAAACGCATCAGTTGCGACATTTGAAATTATCTTTCTGTAAAAGTTTGATGGGGGAAGTGTGGGTGTTAATTCAAGGGTGGCACATCGCGTTTTGGGCGTACGGCATAATTGACTAAATAGTCATAGAGGCGGATAAGGCGTGAGTTTTGTTCTTTTTGGTCAATCCAGTGTCCAATGAATCCAATTGTACGAGCAAGTACAAAGAAGCCATTAAGGGTATGTTCAGGAAAGCCAAGGTCAATGAGAATTGCACCGATGGCGCCGTCTAAGTTCAAAATCAAGTTATCTTTTTTGAGCGTGGTAACTTTCTCGACTTCGAGCGCAAAGTCTAAACATGGTGTTTGAAGTCTGGGACGACTTTTCACAAACGAGACAAGCGACTTGACGCGCTTATCGGGATTGCGCACACTTTTGATGCGATGCCCAATGCCGGGAACTGGTCCGACATTTGCTTTCATGTAAGCAAGGAAGCCGGGAATATCGTTGCGATAAGATGTTGCGCCGAGTTTGAAGTATTTGCCGGCATCGGAAACTGCGCCACCGAAACGAGGTCCAATCATAATTAACCCAGCGGCAACGGCTTGCGGCAATCCAATGCCCGCACATGCGGCAAGAATCGTGGCTAATGCGCCTGAGACGGCAGGTCCATGGTCAGCCGAAAGAATGATGATGCGTTTAATGACTTCAGCTTGTTCTTTGTTTGGAAGTTCCTTGTTGAAGAGCAGTCCGATAAGGTGCTCAATGCCGTAGCCTTTTTCGATGAGTTCAGTTGCTGCATAGCCTAAGTAGAGTGGTTCTTCGC
This region includes:
- a CDS encoding ATP citrate lyase, with the protein product KLYRPGSFGVLTKSGGLTNELMWLCSQFADGITTAISIGGDTYPCSDFVTYLNLFEADLQTKAVVLVGEMGGTLEEEAAAWYAQTRRRIKLIAIVSGLCQEVLPKGMKFGHAGAKEGKGGTGSAQHKLQAFREAGVLVPETFGALGDAIHGVYQTLLADGTIAKKTEVPPPRDLPLKIEESLKHGQVIVEPLIRTTISDDRGEEPLYLGYAATELIEKGYGIEHLIGLLFNKELPNKEQAEVIKRIIILSADHGPAVSGALATILAACAGIGLPQAVAAGLIMIGPRFGGAVSDAGKYFKLGATSYRNDIPGFLAYMKANVGPVPGIGHRIKSVRNPDKRVKSLVSFVKSRPRLQTPCLDFALEVEKVTTLKKDNLILNLDGAIGAILIDLGFPEHTLNGFFVLARTIGFIGHWIDQKEQNSRLIRLYDYLVNYAVRPKRDVPPLN